A region from the Paenibacillus humicola genome encodes:
- a CDS encoding VOC family protein — translation MLASLEHVQIPVRQMDRAIAWYTEQLGFQLKSRDGNRIAFLHLPEGPHLMLWQTEDESAAANFKVNGTDFPVLLFRTSRIHELYERLAGIGARIQQYQDDGFAWVLKFYDPEGNLWGVLQFSSPSGE, via the coding sequence TTGCTCGCTTCACTGGAGCACGTCCAAATCCCGGTACGCCAAATGGACCGGGCGATCGCATGGTATACGGAGCAGCTCGGCTTTCAATTGAAGAGCCGGGACGGCAATCGCATCGCTTTTCTTCATTTGCCGGAAGGGCCGCATCTGATGCTGTGGCAGACCGAAGACGAATCGGCGGCCGCGAACTTTAAAGTGAACGGCACGGATTTTCCCGTGCTGTTATTCCGGACAAGCCGGATTCACGAGCTTTATGAACGGCTCGCCGGCATCGGAGCCCGCATCCAGCAGTATCAGGACGACGGGTTCGCCTGGGTGCTGAAATTTTACGATCCCGAAGGGAATCTGTGGGGCGTGCTGCAGTTCAGCTCCCCTTCCGGCGAGTGA
- a CDS encoding DNA-binding protein, with amino-acid sequence MAENRWTETDVDLPAGLSRPARRALEGAGYIRLEQLAKAREADVLKLHGMGPKAMELLRQALADKGLSFAEAEKG; translated from the coding sequence ATGGCGGAAAATCGCTGGACAGAAACGGACGTCGATCTTCCGGCAGGGCTGTCCCGGCCGGCAAGACGGGCGCTCGAAGGAGCGGGCTATATACGGCTGGAGCAGCTCGCGAAGGCGCGCGAAGCGGATGTTCTGAAGCTGCACGGCATGGGGCCGAAAGCGATGGAGCTGCTGCGGCAGGCGCTGGCGGACAAGGGGCTTTCGTTTGCGGAAGCCGAAAAAGGTTGA
- a CDS encoding MalY/PatB family protein, translating into MEYSFDNRVDMTGTGSAKWEMADQVFEAEGLLPMWVADMDFRGPDPVIRALKERAENGVFGYTFRPGYMAEAVAGWLKRRHRWTVPENWITFSPGVVAALRTCVACYTAPGDGVIVQPPVYPPFFSVVKEAGRELVLNPLQEADGRYRMDFDDLRLKARDSGAKMLILCSPHNPIGRVWTREELETLASICTEYDITVVSDEIHADLVFQSHVHTPFAALSPELEARTIVCMAPSKTFNMAGLHSSFIIIPDEAKRDKFDTHLKEAHLTMMNPFSLTAANAAYRYGDEWLDSVLAYIEANIDYFSVEMAARLPELRFAKPEGTYMVWLDCRPLGMTPDELKSFMLREAKIAINDGSSFGEEGAGFIRVNLAAPRSVVEEGISRLEAAVKARKAGSGQ; encoded by the coding sequence ATGGAGTATTCGTTTGACAACCGCGTGGACATGACCGGAACCGGATCCGCAAAATGGGAGATGGCCGATCAAGTTTTCGAAGCCGAGGGCTTGCTGCCGATGTGGGTGGCGGATATGGATTTCCGCGGGCCGGATCCGGTGATCCGGGCGCTGAAAGAACGGGCCGAGAACGGCGTGTTTGGCTACACGTTCCGGCCGGGATATATGGCGGAAGCGGTCGCGGGCTGGCTGAAGCGCAGGCATCGCTGGACCGTGCCCGAGAACTGGATCACCTTCTCGCCCGGCGTCGTCGCCGCGCTGCGCACATGCGTCGCCTGCTATACCGCTCCGGGCGACGGCGTCATCGTTCAGCCGCCGGTGTATCCCCCGTTTTTTTCGGTCGTGAAGGAAGCCGGGCGGGAGCTGGTGCTGAACCCGCTCCAGGAAGCGGACGGCCGCTACCGGATGGATTTCGACGATTTACGCCTGAAGGCACGCGACAGCGGGGCGAAAATGCTCATTCTGTGCAGCCCGCACAACCCGATCGGCAGGGTGTGGACCCGCGAGGAGCTCGAAACGCTCGCCTCCATCTGCACCGAATACGACATCACGGTCGTGTCCGACGAGATTCACGCCGATCTGGTGTTTCAGTCTCATGTCCATACGCCTTTCGCGGCGCTTTCTCCCGAACTGGAAGCCCGGACAATCGTGTGCATGGCGCCGAGCAAAACGTTCAATATGGCCGGCCTGCACTCGTCCTTCATCATCATTCCGGACGAAGCGAAACGCGACAAGTTCGACACGCACCTGAAAGAAGCGCACCTGACGATGATGAACCCGTTTTCGCTGACGGCGGCCAATGCGGCCTACCGTTACGGCGACGAGTGGCTGGACAGCGTCCTGGCTTACATCGAAGCAAACATCGATTACTTCAGCGTGGAGATGGCGGCGAGACTGCCCGAGCTGCGTTTTGCGAAGCCGGAGGGCACCTATATGGTCTGGCTCGACTGCCGCCCGCTCGGCATGACGCCGGACGAACTGAAAAGCTTCATGCTGCGCGAGGCGAAAATCGCCATCAACGACGGCTCCTCGTTCGGGGAAGAAGGAGCCGGCTTTATCCGGGTCAATCTCGCCGCTCCCCGCAGCGTCGTGGAAGAAGGAATTTCACGCCTGGAAGCGGCCGTCAAAGCGAGAAAAGCGGGTTCGGGGCAATAA
- a CDS encoding serine hydrolase domain-containing protein, protein MGKRRLWLPAAALGLMITLLAPAGAMAAGQSDTSAYAETQKEAADKAALLTGTTYNITSVQYALIDHGRIVVSGQTGRNDEKGKKPLTADTMYGIGSTSKMFTTAAVMKLVDEGKIDLDTPVVHYIPDFTMKDERYKQITPRMLLNHSSGLYGSTLGNAFLFEDNDTYAHDTFLEHLASQKLKADPGAYSVYSNDGFTLAEILVERVSGMDFTSFIHQYITQPLGMSDTITPLDKVNTAPMAGLYYPSFKGQLPNETVNSIGAGGIYSTAEDLVRFSQMFTGQTEGLLSDLSVQAMEQAEYKRGMWPPDADNIVGYGLGWDSVDLFPFGEYGIQALAKGGDTILYHASLVVLPGENMAAAVLSSGGSSTTDQMLAADILLHALKEKGEIAAFKPDKSFGQPVKAPMPEELESQAGMYGATNQLIKAEISTDSELSITSPQAPASPAQTFVYTADGTFMSADGSTKASFVKEKNGQTYLWVRQYASLPGLGQIAVSQYSAEKLEPNDITPDTAAAWAARSGKQYLLISEKYSSEVYMALPAVKVNLFPDAPGYMLDQKITGPNSSDGELQIPVMAGRDNQAFTFFTQDGAEYLQAADSLYVREDALKPIYAGKKSALTIPSSGYSRWLTVPEQAAGKTMDVKMPKHASFAVYDDKGACVYYSIIGGGHQVTLPANGKLMFAGDAGVKMEITIK, encoded by the coding sequence ATGGGAAAAAGAAGATTGTGGCTGCCGGCGGCGGCATTGGGACTGATGATCACGCTGCTTGCGCCGGCCGGGGCGATGGCCGCCGGCCAGAGCGATACGTCCGCCTATGCGGAAACGCAGAAGGAGGCGGCGGACAAAGCCGCGCTGCTCACGGGGACGACTTACAATATAACCAGCGTTCAATATGCGCTGATCGATCATGGACGCATTGTCGTATCCGGTCAGACCGGCCGAAACGACGAGAAAGGCAAAAAACCGCTGACCGCGGATACGATGTACGGCATCGGGTCCACGAGCAAAATGTTCACGACGGCCGCCGTCATGAAGCTCGTCGACGAGGGGAAAATCGATCTGGATACGCCCGTCGTTCACTATATTCCCGATTTTACGATGAAAGACGAACGCTACAAACAGATCACGCCGCGCATGCTGCTGAATCATTCATCCGGTCTTTACGGTTCAACGCTTGGCAACGCCTTTTTGTTCGAAGACAATGATACATACGCACACGATACGTTTCTCGAGCATTTGGCAAGCCAAAAGCTCAAGGCCGATCCGGGGGCGTATTCGGTTTATTCCAACGACGGGTTTACGCTTGCCGAAATATTGGTCGAGCGCGTCAGCGGCATGGATTTTACGTCCTTCATCCATCAATATATTACGCAGCCGCTCGGCATGTCCGATACGATAACGCCGCTGGACAAGGTCAATACTGCCCCAATGGCGGGACTTTATTACCCGTCGTTCAAGGGGCAGCTTCCGAACGAAACGGTCAACTCCATCGGAGCGGGAGGCATCTATTCCACGGCGGAAGATCTGGTCCGTTTCTCGCAAATGTTCACGGGTCAAACCGAAGGCCTGCTTTCCGATTTATCGGTGCAGGCGATGGAGCAGGCCGAATATAAACGGGGCATGTGGCCGCCGGATGCGGACAATATCGTAGGCTACGGGCTCGGCTGGGACAGCGTCGACCTGTTCCCTTTCGGCGAATACGGCATTCAGGCCCTGGCGAAGGGCGGGGATACGATTCTGTATCACGCCTCGCTCGTCGTGCTGCCCGGGGAAAACATGGCGGCGGCCGTCCTCTCCTCCGGCGGCTCGAGCACGACGGACCAAATGCTCGCAGCGGATATTCTGCTCCATGCGCTGAAGGAGAAGGGCGAGATCGCGGCATTCAAGCCCGATAAGTCGTTCGGCCAGCCCGTCAAGGCGCCCATGCCGGAGGAGCTGGAAAGCCAGGCGGGGATGTACGGCGCGACGAATCAATTGATCAAGGCGGAAATCAGCACGGACAGCGAGCTGTCGATCACTTCGCCGCAAGCGCCGGCCTCACCGGCGCAGACATTCGTTTATACGGCGGACGGCACGTTCATGAGCGCGGACGGCAGCACGAAGGCGAGCTTCGTCAAGGAGAAGAACGGCCAGACGTACTTATGGGTCCGGCAGTATGCTTCGCTGCCGGGACTCGGCCAGATTGCCGTGTCCCAATATTCCGCCGAAAAGCTTGAGCCCAACGACATCACGCCGGATACGGCTGCCGCATGGGCGGCACGCAGCGGCAAGCAGTATTTGCTGATCAGCGAGAAATATTCGTCGGAAGTGTATATGGCGCTGCCTGCCGTGAAAGTGAATTTGTTCCCGGACGCGCCCGGTTATATGCTGGACCAAAAAATAACGGGGCCGAATTCGTCGGATGGCGAGCTGCAAATTCCGGTCATGGCCGGCAGGGACAATCAGGCGTTTACGTTCTTCACGCAGGACGGCGCCGAATATTTGCAAGCCGCCGACAGCCTGTATGTGCGGGAGGATGCCTTGAAGCCGATTTACGCCGGGAAGAAGTCGGCACTCACGATTCCGTCCAGCGGCTACTCCAGATGGCTGACGGTACCCGAGCAGGCGGCCGGCAAGACGATGGATGTGAAAATGCCCAAGCACGCCTCGTTCGCCGTCTACGACGATAAAGGCGCCTGCGTCTATTACAGCATCATCGGCGGCGGCCATCAAGTTACGCTGCCCGCCAACGGGAAGCTGATGTTCGCGGGCGACGCCGGCGTGAAAATGGAAATCACGATTAAATAA
- a CDS encoding ROK family protein → MRIGAIEAGGTKFICGIGNEQGVIQDRVSFPTERPERTLANVIAYFKDKQVEAIGIGSFGPLNIDPESPYYGYITSTPKPGWGNYPLLNTLKNEFDVPYGWDTDVNAAAYGEAIWGAARGLDSCVYYTVGTGIGVGVYSEGKLIHGLVHPEGGHVLTRRHPQDEFAGHCPYHRDCLEGMAAGPAIEARWGRKGSELPADHPAWEIEAFYIGQAVSSVILMLSPKKVILGGGVMHQEQLFPLIRKEVLHNLNGYVQSDQLLAQIDAYIVPPGLGDNAGLAGALALGLKAVEQA, encoded by the coding sequence ATGCGTATTGGAGCAATCGAAGCAGGCGGCACGAAATTTATTTGCGGCATCGGAAACGAACAGGGGGTCATTCAGGACCGGGTCAGCTTTCCAACCGAGCGTCCGGAACGCACCCTGGCGAACGTGATCGCGTATTTCAAGGACAAGCAGGTCGAGGCAATCGGCATCGGATCGTTCGGCCCGCTCAATATTGACCCCGAGAGCCCCTACTACGGGTATATCACCTCGACGCCGAAGCCGGGCTGGGGGAATTATCCTTTACTGAATACGCTGAAAAATGAATTCGACGTTCCGTACGGCTGGGATACCGACGTCAACGCGGCCGCATACGGCGAAGCGATTTGGGGAGCCGCGCGGGGACTGGACAGCTGCGTGTATTATACGGTCGGAACCGGCATCGGCGTCGGCGTCTATTCGGAAGGGAAGCTGATTCACGGCCTCGTTCATCCGGAAGGCGGGCACGTGCTCACAAGACGCCACCCGCAGGATGAATTCGCGGGGCATTGCCCGTACCACCGGGATTGCCTCGAAGGCATGGCGGCCGGACCGGCGATCGAAGCGCGGTGGGGCAGGAAAGGCAGCGAGCTTCCCGCCGATCATCCGGCCTGGGAAATCGAGGCGTTTTATATCGGACAGGCGGTAAGCAGCGTCATTTTGATGCTGTCGCCGAAAAAAGTGATTTTGGGCGGCGGCGTCATGCATCAGGAGCAGCTATTCCCGCTGATCCGCAAGGAAGTCCTGCATAACCTGAACGGCTATGTGCAATCGGATCAGCTTTTGGCCCAAATCGATGCCTACATCGTTCCACCGGGGCTGGGCGACAATGCGGGGCTGGCCGGTGCGCTGGCGCTCGGATTGAAGGCTGTCGAACAGGCGTAA